The segment GACGCTCGCGGAAAACGAGCCTCAAGGCAAAGCCTGGAAACAAAAAAGCCGCACCGGTGAGGGTGCGGCTTTTTCGTGAAAAACACCCTGCGCTCACGCGCAAGGCCACGAGGAGTTGGGTCCGCTGTGGCCCTGAGCGTGAGCTCAGGGTTTGTCAAAACACCCTGCGCTCACGCGCAAGGCCACGGGGAGTTCCAAGGCCGGGGTGGCCCTGAGCGTGAGCTCAGGGTCGCCTGAAGCCGCATCGTGAATACGTCGTTCGGCTTACTTGCCCAACACCCAGCTGAAGATCAGCGGGGCGACGATGGTGGCGTCGCTCTCGACGATAAACTTGGGGGTCTTCTGGCCGAGCTTGCCCCAGGTGATTTTCTCGTTCGGAACCGCGCCCGAGTAGCTGCCGTAGCTCGTGGTCGAGTCGCTGATTTGGGAGAAATAGCCCCAGAGCGGCACCTCGGTGCGGCCGAGATCTTGGTGCAGCATTGGCACCACGCAGATCGGGAAGTCGCCGGCGATACCGCCGCCGATTTGGAAAAAGCCGATCGAGCCTTCGCCGGTTTTGAGCAGCTTGGCGGTCTTGGTGTACCAATCGGCGAGCCAGGTCATGTACTCGATGCCGGTGCGCACGGTGTGCACGTTCTTGATCTCACCGGTCATGACGCGGCCGGCAAACATGTTGCCCAGCGTGGCGTCTTCCCAGCCGGGGACGATGATCGGCAGGTTCTTTTCGCAGGCGGCCAGCATCCAGGAGTTGGCGGGGTCGATCTGGTAGCTCTTCTTGAGCTTACCGGAGCGGATAATTTTATACATGAACTCGTGCGGGAAGAAGCGTTCACCGGCTTTGTCGGCAGCCAACCACTCCTCGGCGACAACCGCCTCGATGCGGCGCATGGCCTCGCCCTCGGGAATGCAGGTGTCGGTGACGCGGTTCATGTGGCGGTCGAGCAGCGCCTGCTCGTCGGCGGCGGTCAGGTCGCGGTAGCCGGGGACGCGCTCGTAGTAATCGTGGGCAACCAAATTAAAAATGTCTTCCTCGAGGTTGGCACCGGTGCAGACGATGGCGTGGACCTTGTCGGCGCGGATCATCTCGGCGAGCGTGAGGCCGAGCTCGGCGGTGGACATGGCACCGGCGAGGGTAACGAGCATCTTACCACCGGCCTTGAGGTGGTCCTCGTAGCCCTTGGCGGAATCGAGCAGCGCGGCGGCGTTAAAATGGCGGTAGTTATGCGCGATGAACTGGGAGATCGGGCCCTTCTTGGCGGCGAGCTTGGCGTTGATGTCCTCGGGGCGCTTGGTCTGGAGTTTGGATTTCTTCATGAAAATTGGAGGCGCAGACTTACAGCGCAGGCGAAACCCGACGCCACAAAAAACGCCCGTCCGCCTCGGTCACGTTCCTGTGACAACTAACACAACGGGGTAGTTGTTGCCTTGGACTCATACCATTTCGCCTTCAAAGAAATACAAACGAACCGGTTTACCGCTAATGAACGCTAATGGCCGCTAATAAAAACCAAGGATTCATCACCTCTGGATTAGTGTATCTTAGTGTTCATTAGTGGTTAAAAATCCGGTTGTTTTAAGGTTGGATGATGGGGCGCTCTGACTTGATCACTGTAGTGGCCTGGTTTTAATGCGTTTGAATGCAAAATGGGATCAGCGGGCGGGGGTGGGGCGATCCCAGCGCAGTTTGCGCTCAGCCTCGGTGATCTTGAGGTCGTTGATGCTGGCGAAACGGCGGCGCATAAAACCGTGCTCGTCGAACTCCCAGTTTTCGTTGCCGTAGGCGCGCCACCATTGGCCTTCGGCGTCGTGGAATTCGTATTCAAAACGCACAGCGATGCGGTTG is part of the Opitutus sp. genome and harbors:
- a CDS encoding deoxyhypusine synthase family protein; the protein is MKKSKLQTKRPEDINAKLAAKKGPISQFIAHNYRHFNAAALLDSAKGYEDHLKAGGKMLVTLAGAMSTAELGLTLAEMIRADKVHAIVCTGANLEEDIFNLVAHDYYERVPGYRDLTAADEQALLDRHMNRVTDTCIPEGEAMRRIEAVVAEEWLAADKAGERFFPHEFMYKIIRSGKLKKSYQIDPANSWMLAACEKNLPIIVPGWEDATLGNMFAGRVMTGEIKNVHTVRTGIEYMTWLADWYTKTAKLLKTGEGSIGFFQIGGGIAGDFPICVVPMLHQDLGRTEVPLWGYFSQISDSTTSYGSYSGAVPNEKITWGKLGQKTPKFIVESDATIVAPLIFSWVLGK